In a single window of the Rhodoferax saidenbachensis genome:
- a CDS encoding EamA family transporter yields MSRGDWLRALAVVVIWGLNFVVMKVGLKGLSPMLLGALRFAAASLPFLLFVRMPTLPWRYVAGYGLAQGLGQFGFLFWGLQLGMTAGMASVVMQMQAFFTLLLAAPLLGERARGWQWLGLVVALGGLAMIGMAHGEGPGQMTLIGFVLTASAAFMWAVSNVVVRFATRHGSYEPFNFIVWSSVFPILPFLGLALWSEGWTQIVHEVQGLDVGAVLSVLYLALLATLLAYTMWTRLLQRHPAGRVTPFSLLVPVVGLAAAGVVFGEVPLPLQWAGTGAVLLGLVINQTGSWVAARWARQPVVKA; encoded by the coding sequence TTGAGCCGTGGCGATTGGCTGCGCGCGTTGGCGGTGGTGGTGATCTGGGGTTTGAATTTTGTGGTCATGAAAGTGGGCCTCAAGGGCCTGAGTCCCATGCTGCTGGGCGCGCTGCGTTTTGCGGCGGCCTCTTTGCCGTTCCTGCTGTTTGTGCGCATGCCCACACTGCCTTGGCGCTATGTGGCGGGCTACGGGCTGGCCCAGGGCTTGGGCCAGTTTGGCTTCTTGTTCTGGGGTTTGCAGCTGGGCATGACGGCCGGCATGGCCTCGGTGGTGATGCAGATGCAGGCATTCTTTACGCTCTTGCTGGCGGCGCCCCTGCTGGGTGAACGCGCCCGCGGTTGGCAGTGGCTGGGGCTGGTGGTGGCGCTGGGCGGTTTGGCCATGATTGGCATGGCCCATGGTGAAGGGCCGGGCCAAATGACCTTGATCGGTTTTGTGCTCACGGCATCTGCCGCGTTCATGTGGGCGGTATCCAACGTGGTGGTGCGTTTTGCCACCCGCCATGGGTCCTACGAACCGTTCAATTTCATCGTCTGGAGCAGTGTGTTCCCCATCCTGCCTTTCTTAGGTCTGGCCCTGTGGTCAGAAGGCTGGACACAGATTGTTCATGAAGTGCAGGGCCTGGATGTGGGCGCTGTCTTGTCCGTGCTCTATCTGGCTCTGCTGGCCACGTTGTTGGCCTACACAATGTGGACGCGTTTGCTGCAGCGCCATCCGGCCGGCAGGGTGACACCGTTTTCGCTCTTGGTGCCCGTGGTCGGGCTGGCGGCAGCGGGAGTAGTTTTTGGGGAAGTACCCTTGCCGCTGCAATGGGCTGGCACCGGTGCCGTGTTGCTGGGCCTGGTGATCAACCAGACCGGGAGCTGGGTGGCTGCGCGGTGGGCGCGGCAGCCTGTCGTCAAGGCGTAA